Proteins encoded within one genomic window of Sphingomonas sp. KRR8:
- a CDS encoding PAS domain S-box protein — MVDVETAPATIAPEIFEALADNLPQLAWIADASGFIYWYNRRWYEFTGTDLAQMQGWGWQSVHHPDEVERVTASWKAALDKGVAWEDTFPLRSAGGEYRHFLSRANPLRNDQGEITNWFGTNTDITEELRSKDELKEAQQRLGAALEASQTGTFFWNMRTNALDWDEALDGLFGLPAGETARSLDQFLAMVHPDDRAGVVEQCNRCISEGADFDMEFRVVRPDGSTRWLRDRGKTMLDEKGKPLLLSGACVDVTDLRRAETEARLTAQEVSTIYETAPVGLTVIGRDKRYVRINQRLAEINGVPPEEHIGRTLREIVPDIAPEAEELLDRVLQGEEIWNLEISGTTARQPGVVRTWRENWIPLRDQSGEIVGAAISADDVTQQKENEGALTRSESQFRTVADALPGMLFVTDPSGDNLYVNGFFRDYTGFSEEELLGGGWSKVVNPDDLPRVNEIVNVARAEKRMADFEHRLRRKDGEWRLHRTRAAPVLGADGDIQQWIGVSIDVHDQRRVERELRESEAFARRISDIAPAILYVYDMAERRNVWGNREMVEVLGYSAAQIESFGGEIIGRLMHPDDLARYPEHISRIAALSDGEMAQFKYRFRRPDCSWVWLLSHDMVFRRDADGQPTQIIGAALDITEQENAVAALRQSEERYRALFESMEQGFCVIEVLFDGDHAVDHRFIELNPAFSVQSGLPQEVLGKSVRDVVPELEDRWGERYGEIARSGISQRFVERAEPLGRWFEVYAFRIGDPTAQQVAILFTDVTEREQRDRDLQLRLNAIPQMVWSSRPDGFHDFYNERWYEFTGTPLGSTDGEGWNDMFHPDDQDRAWSRWRDSLETGKPYEIEYRLRHRSGEYRWVLGRALPVRDERGVVIRWMGTCTDVDDGIRAREALAESEATLRAVIDSMPVGLMFADASGRLTGRNQWIEKILGMEPPLTASPKEYERDYVAFHADGSRVESHQYPLAQVLTGDHSRPELECLVERGDCSRSWVRYVAAPIEDADGRLMGGVVASIDIDREKRLAAGLEREVEKVIAEREAAQEALRQSQKLEAMGQLTGGVAHDFNNLLTPIIGSLDLLHRKELGDARTRRLINGALQSAERAKTLVQRLLAFARRQPLQPTAVDVGRIVQDMASLISSTAGPRIKVNVAIAPDLPPAHADSNQLEMALLNLSVNARDALPSGGELTIDVREATASASELPDLAGRSHILLTVTDNGLGMDEETLARCIEPFFSTKGIGKGTGLGLSMVHGLAAQLGGALRINSKEGEGTSIELWLPVSSEAVGGGNLPGETAEGSGQGVVLLVDDEDLVRDSTASMLTDLGYRVVEANSAEQALALVKGGLQPDMLVSDHLMPGLSGTDLAVRLRARLPSLPVLIVSGYADVDSLTPAFPRLTKPFREADMAAALAALRGEMVKSPAEA; from the coding sequence ATGGTGGACGTCGAAACCGCACCGGCGACGATCGCGCCGGAGATATTCGAAGCGCTCGCGGACAATCTCCCGCAGCTCGCGTGGATCGCGGACGCAAGCGGCTTCATCTACTGGTACAATCGGCGCTGGTACGAATTTACCGGTACGGACCTCGCACAGATGCAGGGGTGGGGCTGGCAGTCGGTTCATCATCCCGATGAGGTCGAGCGGGTCACCGCGAGCTGGAAAGCGGCGCTCGATAAGGGGGTCGCCTGGGAGGACACCTTCCCATTGCGGAGTGCGGGCGGCGAGTACCGGCACTTCCTGTCGCGGGCCAATCCGCTCCGCAACGACCAGGGTGAGATTACCAACTGGTTCGGCACTAACACCGACATCACCGAAGAACTTCGCAGCAAGGATGAGTTGAAGGAGGCGCAGCAACGCCTCGGGGCGGCGCTGGAGGCGAGCCAGACCGGCACCTTCTTCTGGAACATGCGCACCAATGCCCTCGACTGGGACGAGGCGCTGGACGGCCTGTTCGGCCTGCCGGCGGGTGAGACAGCGCGAAGCCTCGACCAGTTTCTGGCCATGGTCCACCCCGATGACCGGGCCGGCGTCGTGGAGCAATGCAACCGCTGCATCTCGGAGGGCGCCGACTTCGACATGGAGTTCCGGGTCGTCCGGCCGGACGGAAGCACGCGCTGGCTCCGCGACCGGGGCAAGACCATGCTCGACGAGAAGGGCAAGCCGCTGCTTCTGTCGGGCGCTTGCGTCGATGTGACGGACCTTCGCAGGGCCGAAACGGAGGCGCGGCTGACGGCACAGGAAGTCAGCACAATCTACGAGACGGCGCCGGTCGGGCTGACCGTTATCGGCCGCGACAAGCGATACGTTCGCATCAATCAACGCCTTGCGGAAATCAACGGCGTGCCGCCGGAAGAGCATATCGGCCGAACGCTGCGCGAGATCGTGCCGGACATCGCACCCGAGGCCGAAGAGCTGCTCGACCGGGTCTTGCAGGGCGAGGAGATCTGGAACCTCGAAATCAGCGGGACCACCGCTCGGCAGCCAGGGGTGGTTCGGACGTGGCGTGAGAACTGGATCCCGCTGCGCGACCAAAGCGGGGAAATCGTCGGTGCTGCCATTTCGGCTGATGACGTCACTCAGCAGAAGGAGAATGAGGGGGCGCTGACCCGCTCGGAAAGTCAGTTCCGGACGGTCGCTGATGCCCTGCCGGGCATGTTGTTCGTCACCGACCCATCCGGCGACAATTTGTACGTGAACGGATTTTTTCGCGACTACACGGGTTTCTCCGAGGAAGAACTGCTGGGTGGCGGCTGGTCGAAGGTCGTCAATCCGGACGACTTGCCGCGCGTCAACGAGATCGTGAACGTCGCTCGAGCCGAGAAGCGCATGGCCGATTTCGAACACCGCCTACGCCGCAAGGACGGCGAATGGCGGCTCCACCGAACCCGCGCGGCTCCCGTGCTCGGCGCCGACGGAGATATCCAGCAGTGGATTGGCGTGTCGATCGATGTGCACGATCAGCGCCGCGTCGAGCGTGAGTTGCGAGAAAGCGAAGCGTTCGCCCGCCGGATCAGCGATATCGCGCCCGCCATTCTCTACGTCTACGACATGGCGGAGCGGCGGAACGTCTGGGGCAACCGCGAAATGGTGGAGGTGCTCGGCTACAGCGCCGCCCAGATCGAGTCCTTTGGCGGGGAGATCATTGGGCGGCTGATGCACCCTGATGACCTCGCCCGTTATCCCGAGCACATCAGCCGGATCGCCGCGCTTTCCGACGGCGAAATGGCCCAATTTAAATACCGCTTCCGCCGGCCGGACTGCAGCTGGGTCTGGTTGCTCAGCCACGACATGGTGTTCCGCCGCGACGCGGACGGACAGCCGACGCAGATCATCGGCGCCGCGCTGGACATCACCGAACAGGAAAATGCCGTTGCGGCCCTGCGGCAAAGCGAGGAGCGCTACCGCGCCCTGTTTGAATCGATGGAGCAGGGGTTCTGCGTCATTGAAGTGCTGTTCGACGGCGACCACGCGGTTGATCACCGCTTTATCGAGCTCAACCCGGCATTCTCCGTCCAGAGTGGCTTACCGCAAGAGGTGCTTGGAAAGTCCGTCAGGGATGTCGTCCCCGAACTGGAGGACCGCTGGGGCGAACGTTACGGGGAAATCGCCCGAAGCGGCATCTCGCAACGCTTCGTCGAGCGGGCGGAGCCGCTTGGACGCTGGTTCGAAGTCTACGCCTTCCGCATCGGCGACCCGACGGCTCAGCAGGTGGCGATTCTGTTCACTGACGTGACGGAGCGGGAGCAGCGCGACCGTGATCTTCAGCTCCGGCTCAACGCCATTCCGCAGATGGTATGGTCATCCCGGCCGGACGGTTTCCACGACTTCTATAACGAGCGCTGGTACGAGTTCACCGGTACTCCGCTTGGCTCGACGGATGGCGAGGGCTGGAACGACATGTTCCATCCTGACGACCAGGACCGCGCATGGTCACGCTGGCGCGACTCGCTCGAGACCGGCAAACCCTATGAGATCGAATATCGGCTGCGCCACCGCAGCGGAGAATATCGCTGGGTGCTTGGCCGCGCTTTGCCGGTGCGCGATGAAAGAGGCGTCGTCATTCGCTGGATGGGCACCTGCACGGATGTCGACGATGGCATTCGGGCCCGCGAGGCCCTCGCCGAATCCGAGGCGACCCTGCGGGCAGTCATCGACAGCATGCCGGTAGGACTGATGTTTGCGGATGCGAGCGGCCGGCTCACGGGACGTAACCAATGGATCGAAAAGATCCTCGGAATGGAGCCGCCGCTTACCGCCAGCCCCAAAGAGTATGAACGCGATTACGTCGCTTTCCACGCTGACGGTAGCCGGGTCGAGAGCCACCAATATCCTCTCGCGCAAGTACTTACCGGTGACCATAGCCGGCCGGAGCTGGAGTGCCTGGTCGAACGTGGTGACTGCTCGCGCAGCTGGGTGCGCTATGTGGCGGCGCCGATTGAGGATGCTGATGGCCGACTGATGGGCGGCGTCGTTGCCTCCATCGACATCGATCGCGAGAAGCGGCTTGCCGCCGGCCTCGAGCGCGAAGTGGAAAAGGTCATCGCCGAGCGCGAGGCCGCTCAGGAAGCGCTGCGCCAATCGCAGAAACTCGAGGCAATGGGTCAGCTGACCGGAGGCGTCGCTCACGACTTCAACAATCTGCTGACCCCGATCATCGGCAGCCTGGACCTGCTGCACCGCAAGGAACTTGGTGATGCGCGCACCCGGCGGCTGATCAACGGCGCCCTTCAGTCCGCGGAGCGCGCGAAGACCCTCGTTCAGCGGCTGCTCGCCTTTGCGCGCCGCCAGCCTCTTCAGCCGACGGCCGTGGACGTTGGGCGTATTGTGCAAGACATGGCCAGCCTCATCTCCAGCACGGCCGGCCCGCGAATCAAGGTCAACGTGGCGATCGCTCCAGACCTGCCGCCGGCCCATGCCGACAGCAATCAGCTCGAGATGGCGCTGCTCAATTTGAGCGTGAACGCGCGCGATGCCCTTCCGAGCGGTGGTGAGCTGACGATCGACGTGCGGGAGGCCACCGCCTCTGCTTCGGAACTCCCCGATCTTGCCGGCCGCTCGCACATTCTGCTGACTGTGACCGACAATGGCCTCGGCATGGACGAAGAGACACTCGCCCGCTGCATTGAGCCCTTCTTCTCCACCAAGGGCATCGGCAAGGGAACCGGGCTAGGCTTGTCGATGGTCCACGGCCTGGCCGCGCAGCTTGGCGGTGCGCTGCGGATCAACAGCAAGGAAGGCGAGGGGACAAGCATCGAGCTCTGGCTCCCCGTGTCCAGCGAGGCCGTTGGGGGCGGCAATCTCCCCGGCGAGACGGCCGAGGGTAGTGGCCAGGGCGTCGTGCTCCTGGTTGATGACGAGGACCTAGTGCGTGATTCGACGGCCTCCATGCTCACCGACCTCGGCTACCGGGTGGTGGAGGCGAACTCCGCCGAACAGGCGCTGGCGCTGGTCAAGGGCGGGCTGCAGCCGGATATGCTCGTCTCCGACCACCTCATGCCGGGCCTTAGCGGAACCGACCTTGCCGTGCGACTGCGCGCGCGCTTGCCGAGCCTGCCGGTCCTGATCGTCTCGGGCTATGCCGACGTGGACTCGCTTACTCCGGCTTTCCCGCGGCTGACCAAGCCGTTCCGCGAAGCGGACATGGCGGCCGCGCTTGCCGCACTGAGGGGTGAAATGGTGAAATCGCCTGCCGAAGCTTGA
- a CDS encoding thioesterase family protein, which produces MSRPTPPARADFRHWQTVTTRWADNDAYGHVNNTVYYQWFDSVVNAWLVDRGLLDIAAGDPIALVVETRCAYFAPLSFPGDVDVGLAVTELGRSSVRYRIGVFAPGAEQAAAAGEFVHVAVSRAERRPVSWPDAWRRSFAMLS; this is translated from the coding sequence GTGAGCCGCCCGACGCCGCCCGCCCGCGCCGACTTCCGCCATTGGCAGACCGTTACCACGCGCTGGGCGGACAATGATGCTTACGGACACGTCAACAACACCGTCTATTACCAGTGGTTCGACAGTGTGGTGAACGCCTGGCTGGTGGACCGCGGGCTGCTCGACATTGCCGCTGGGGACCCCATCGCGCTGGTGGTGGAGACCCGCTGCGCCTACTTTGCGCCGCTGAGCTTTCCTGGCGACGTAGACGTGGGGCTGGCGGTCACCGAACTTGGTCGCTCCTCCGTTCGGTACCGCATCGGCGTGTTTGCGCCAGGTGCAGAGCAGGCCGCCGCCGCCGGTGAGTTCGTCCACGTCGCGGTCAGCCGGGCCGAGCGGCGGCCGGTTTCCTGGCCCGACGCATGGCGCCGCTCGTTCGCTATGCTCAGCTAA
- a CDS encoding DUF1465 family protein gives MSDPFDSASDRARITPRLIESLYTEAMLLADEARTYFDQEGRDERSQLDPFVRVGFACESLKVTTRIMHIVAWLLTQRAVETGEILPSSAGRPERRLGHAAQSDPEVVSQLPPAAQRLVTSSTDLYARVKRLDEEGFDEAPAPSPARALMGRLERDLRRTARGD, from the coding sequence ATGAGTGACCCGTTCGATTCCGCCAGCGATCGCGCCCGCATCACGCCGCGCCTGATCGAGAGCCTCTACACGGAGGCCATGCTGCTGGCGGACGAGGCACGGACCTACTTCGATCAGGAGGGCCGGGACGAGCGGTCGCAACTCGATCCGTTCGTCCGGGTCGGCTTTGCCTGCGAGTCGCTGAAAGTCACCACGCGCATCATGCACATCGTTGCCTGGCTGCTAACCCAGCGGGCGGTGGAAACAGGGGAGATCCTGCCGTCCAGCGCCGGCCGTCCCGAGCGGCGGCTTGGCCATGCCGCGCAGAGTGATCCGGAAGTTGTCAGCCAGCTTCCGCCGGCCGCGCAGCGGCTGGTGACGTCGAGCACTGACCTCTACGCTCGGGTCAAGCGTCTCGACGAAGAGGGCTTCGACGAGGCGCCCGCCCCGAGTCCGGCACGGGCACTGATGGGCCGGCTGGAGCGCGACCTCCGCCGAACCGCGCGCGGCGACTAG
- the surE gene encoding 5'/3'-nucleotidase SurE: MRILLTNDDGVNASGLKLLEQIARRFSDDIWVVAPLEEQSGTGHSLTLTRPIRLRKLAERRFAVAGTPTDSVLMALFHVMKDARPDVILSGINRGANLGEDVTYSGTVSATMEGALAGVRSIALSQAYAREGMGDTVPFAAAEAWAERVLGPLLEEDMPAGTLVNVNFPASSPEDVRGVRVCRQGIRDYGRTQIIQRTDPRGYNYYWLGLGPMVQTPGHQTDLEAIADGYVSVTPLHLDLTHEPSLSALEQRFDPR; encoded by the coding sequence ATGCGCATTCTCCTGACCAACGACGACGGCGTAAATGCCAGTGGCCTCAAGCTCCTGGAACAGATCGCGCGCCGGTTCTCCGACGACATCTGGGTCGTCGCGCCTCTGGAGGAGCAGTCGGGAACCGGCCACTCCTTGACGCTCACCCGGCCCATCCGGCTGCGGAAGCTCGCGGAGCGGCGTTTCGCGGTGGCGGGAACGCCGACCGACTCGGTTCTGATGGCGCTGTTCCATGTCATGAAGGACGCCCGACCCGACGTTATATTGTCCGGAATCAACCGGGGTGCAAACCTTGGTGAGGACGTGACCTATTCGGGAACCGTGTCGGCCACGATGGAAGGCGCACTCGCCGGCGTGCGCTCGATCGCGCTGAGCCAGGCCTACGCCCGCGAGGGCATGGGTGACACGGTCCCCTTCGCCGCCGCCGAGGCCTGGGCCGAGCGCGTGCTTGGACCGCTGCTGGAAGAAGACATGCCGGCTGGAACCCTAGTGAACGTCAACTTTCCCGCGTCCTCGCCCGAGGACGTGCGCGGAGTGCGGGTGTGCCGCCAGGGCATTCGGGATTACGGGCGGACCCAGATCATCCAGCGGACCGATCCACGCGGCTATAACTATTACTGGCTGGGCCTCGGACCGATGGTGCAGACGCCGGGCCACCAGACCGACCTCGAAGCGATCGCCGACGGCTATGTGTCAGTGACCCCGCTCCACCTCGACCTCACGCACGAACCGTCGCTGTCCGCGCTGGAACAGCGGTTCGATCCGCGCTGA
- a CDS encoding nitronate monooxygenase family protein: MSVPRIFDKLRLPVIGAPLFIVSNPALVIAQCKAGVVGSFPALNARPQSQLDEWLHEISEALAAHDRDHPETPAAPFAVNQIVHRSNDRFEEDVATCAKWKVPIVITSLGAREELNHAVHAWGGITLHDIIDDRYARKAIEKGADGLIAVAAGAGGHAGRWSPFALVQEIRKWFDGPLALSGSIATGGSILAAQAMGADFAYIGSPFIATDEARATEEYKQGIVASGAGDIVYSNLFTGIHGNYLRSSIVAAGLDPDHLPESGPEAMSFGGASGAKAWRDIWGSGQGIGVIDKVQPTGELVARWAAEYAAVKARLGLS, translated from the coding sequence ATGTCCGTACCGCGTATTTTCGACAAGTTGCGGTTGCCGGTGATCGGCGCACCCCTGTTCATTGTCTCCAACCCGGCGCTGGTGATCGCCCAGTGCAAGGCGGGCGTGGTCGGCAGTTTCCCCGCGCTCAACGCGCGGCCGCAAAGCCAGCTGGATGAATGGCTGCACGAGATCAGCGAAGCGCTCGCGGCGCATGACCGCGACCACCCGGAAACGCCGGCAGCGCCGTTCGCCGTTAATCAGATCGTCCATCGCTCCAACGACCGGTTCGAGGAGGATGTCGCGACCTGCGCCAAGTGGAAGGTACCGATCGTCATCACGTCGTTGGGCGCTCGTGAGGAGCTCAACCATGCAGTTCACGCCTGGGGCGGCATCACCCTGCATGACATCATTGACGACCGCTATGCCCGCAAGGCGATCGAGAAGGGCGCGGACGGGCTGATTGCCGTGGCGGCAGGCGCCGGCGGCCATGCCGGGCGCTGGTCGCCGTTCGCGCTGGTGCAGGAAATCCGCAAATGGTTCGATGGGCCGCTGGCGCTATCTGGCTCCATTGCGACTGGCGGGTCGATCCTTGCGGCACAGGCAATGGGAGCCGATTTCGCTTATATCGGTTCCCCCTTCATCGCGACGGACGAGGCCCGCGCAACCGAGGAATATAAGCAGGGAATCGTGGCGAGCGGCGCCGGCGACATCGTTTATTCAAACCTGTTCACTGGCATTCACGGCAACTACCTGCGCTCGTCGATTGTCGCCGCCGGATTGGACCCTGACCATCTGCCGGAGAGTGGGCCGGAAGCGATGAGCTTTGGCGGGGCAAGCGGTGCCAAAGCTTGGCGCGACATCTGGGGTTCGGGTCAGGGAATCGGCGTCATCGACAAGGTCCAGCCGACGGGCGAACTGGTCGCCAGGTGGGCGGCCGAATATGCGGCTGTGAAGGCGCGGCTCGGGCTTAGCTGA
- the dksA gene encoding RNA polymerase-binding protein DksA codes for MCTAHKAYFLKKLLDWKEAIVEESRATMAQLQVDSLREPDLADRASSETDWGIELRTRDRQRKLIAKIEAAIRRLYAGEYGYCEVTGEPISLGRLEARPIATMTLEAQERHERIEKVSRDD; via the coding sequence ATGTGCACCGCGCACAAGGCCTACTTCCTCAAGAAGCTGCTCGACTGGAAGGAAGCCATTGTCGAGGAAAGCCGGGCAACCATGGCGCAGCTTCAGGTCGACTCGCTGCGGGAGCCGGACCTTGCCGACCGCGCTTCAAGCGAGACTGATTGGGGGATCGAGCTTCGCACCCGTGACCGCCAGCGCAAGCTGATCGCCAAGATCGAAGCCGCTATCCGCCGCCTCTATGCCGGTGAGTATGGCTATTGCGAAGTGACCGGAGAGCCGATCAGCCTCGGTCGCCTGGAAGCGCGCCCGATTGCCACCATGACTCTGGAAGCACAGGAGCGGCACGAGCGGATCGAGAAGGTCAGCCGCGACGACTGA
- a CDS encoding YdcH family protein: MENAHVDALASKHAALQAQIDAEEQRPHPDDVLLHRLKKEKLRLKDEMLGLTVH; encoded by the coding sequence ATGGAAAATGCACACGTCGACGCTCTCGCATCTAAGCATGCTGCTCTTCAGGCCCAGATCGATGCCGAAGAGCAGCGACCCCACCCCGACGATGTGCTCCTCCACCGATTGAAGAAGGAAAAGCTCCGTCTCAAGGACGAGATGCTGGGCCTCACGGTGCACTGA
- a CDS encoding Na+/H+ antiporter has protein sequence MHAVETFELVLLLLGAVVALQWLAERIGLPPSAALLVGGGALAFLPGLPPIELDPELALVLFLPPLLMDGAYYTAFGRFRRHLPGILSLAVGAVVFTTLAVGMAVHLLLPELPWAACFALGAIVSPPDAVAARAVLQRVQLPRRLQALLEGESLLNDATGLVVFRFAVVAALSGVFEPGAAIGQFALLSFGGIVVGVITGFAWVWVLRYLSNETLVVTTATLLCWVAYLAGEAVHVSGVISTVTAGLIFGWYQHVIMPAAVRLQGSAFWRTLTFCLEAIVFILIGSSLRNVLARAGGLEQVLTNMWGPVLVIMAAVVVARFFWVFVIEFALKALRVAGWKRARPLGRRQATILAWTGMRGVVTLAVALTLPANMPGRDFMLVAAFAVILMTVVVQGGTLGMLIRVLKPEDKDPPAKVPLPEAEAAIARAKLAEAEKLAYDDAGKLVHPQLLDTYQKRAAATEKYASDADGFMQNIRGHFDVMLKALAAGRAKLILLHRKGDIEDETLHNLERDLDLEELGLIYQRDG, from the coding sequence ATGCACGCCGTTGAAACCTTCGAACTTGTCTTGCTCCTCCTGGGCGCTGTGGTCGCGCTGCAATGGCTTGCCGAGCGGATCGGACTGCCGCCTTCCGCCGCCTTGCTGGTTGGTGGAGGCGCGCTCGCCTTCCTGCCCGGCCTTCCGCCGATCGAGCTCGATCCCGAACTGGCGCTGGTCCTCTTCCTTCCACCCCTGCTGATGGATGGGGCCTATTACACCGCCTTTGGCCGCTTCCGGCGACATCTTCCCGGGATCCTTTCGCTTGCGGTCGGAGCGGTGGTTTTCACCACTCTGGCCGTCGGCATGGCGGTTCATCTCCTACTGCCCGAACTGCCCTGGGCCGCCTGCTTCGCGCTCGGGGCCATCGTGTCGCCACCTGACGCCGTGGCCGCTCGCGCCGTCCTTCAGCGCGTGCAACTTCCCCGCCGGCTGCAAGCATTGCTGGAGGGCGAAAGCCTGCTCAACGATGCGACGGGTCTCGTCGTGTTCCGCTTCGCCGTCGTCGCTGCTCTAAGCGGTGTTTTCGAGCCTGGCGCTGCCATTGGGCAGTTCGCACTGCTCTCGTTCGGCGGAATTGTTGTTGGCGTCATCACCGGCTTCGCCTGGGTGTGGGTTCTTCGCTATCTCAGCAACGAGACGCTGGTGGTCACGACCGCCACCCTGCTGTGCTGGGTTGCCTATCTTGCCGGCGAAGCCGTGCACGTGTCGGGCGTCATATCCACGGTCACCGCCGGATTGATCTTCGGCTGGTATCAGCACGTCATCATGCCGGCGGCCGTGCGGCTGCAGGGCAGCGCCTTCTGGCGAACCCTGACCTTCTGCCTCGAGGCGATTGTCTTCATCCTGATCGGCTCATCCCTCCGTAACGTGCTGGCGCGCGCGGGCGGGCTTGAGCAGGTGCTGACCAACATGTGGGGACCGGTCCTCGTCATTATGGCGGCGGTGGTGGTCGCGCGATTCTTCTGGGTGTTCGTGATCGAATTTGCCCTGAAGGCGCTGCGCGTCGCCGGCTGGAAGCGCGCGCGGCCTTTGGGGCGACGGCAAGCGACGATCTTGGCCTGGACCGGCATGCGGGGCGTCGTCACCCTGGCGGTCGCACTGACGCTGCCGGCCAACATGCCGGGCCGCGACTTCATGCTGGTCGCCGCCTTCGCGGTCATACTCATGACGGTCGTCGTGCAGGGGGGCACACTTGGCATGCTGATCCGCGTCCTCAAACCGGAGGACAAGGATCCGCCCGCCAAGGTGCCGTTGCCCGAGGCGGAAGCGGCCATCGCCAGAGCCAAGCTCGCCGAAGCCGAGAAGCTCGCCTACGATGACGCTGGCAAGCTGGTCCACCCGCAGCTGCTCGATACCTACCAGAAGCGAGCAGCGGCGACCGAAAAATACGCAAGCGATGCCGACGGATTCATGCAGAACATCCGCGGCCATTTCGATGTCATGCTGAAAGCGCTCGCGGCTGGTAGGGCCAAGCTCATCCTGCTCCATCGCAAGGGCGACATCGAGGACGAAACGCTTCACAATCTCGAGCGTGACCTCGACCTGGAGGAGCTTGGACTGATCTACCAGCGGGACGGTTGA
- a CDS encoding DUF465 domain-containing protein: protein MNDDLLSARLDALRAEHHLLDEQLIALVAEPHGNQLELARMKRAKLRLKDEIAFLEDQLVPDIIA from the coding sequence ATGAACGACGACCTGCTTTCCGCTCGGCTCGACGCCCTTCGCGCCGAGCATCACCTGCTTGACGAGCAGTTGATCGCGCTGGTCGCCGAGCCTCATGGCAATCAGCTCGAGCTTGCCCGGATGAAGCGCGCCAAGCTCCGCCTGAAGGATGAGATTGCCTTTCTCGAGGATCAGCTCGTACCGGACATCATCGCCTGA
- a CDS encoding iron-containing alcohol dehydrogenase, with protein sequence MQPFSFNPGPRLLSGPGRSPDLSGHLPDGSVLFVTDADVRRLGLPDDLLTALAQSGRTVTLFDGVEADPSRATLLAAVAAGREAGAASVIGFGGGSPMDIAKLAAYLLGSGDELDAIWGVGLARGKRLPLALVPTTAGTGSEATPVAVITCEGAEKRGVNSPALIADWAVLDADLTLGMPRALTAATGIDAMVHAVEAYTSAHAKNPISDLYAREALRLLGANLITACEQPGDRDARSAMLLGAHLAGLAFANAPVAGVHALAYPLGGIHHLPHGLSNALMLRHVLAFNAEAARDHYAELAQVLDPGCAELGSQAKAALLIERLDQLVTQSGLQPRLRDHGIAFDEAPLLAREAMKQQRLLVNNPVEITQSDAQRLYEAAW encoded by the coding sequence ATGCAGCCATTCAGCTTCAACCCCGGACCTCGACTGCTCAGCGGTCCGGGCCGAAGTCCTGACCTCAGCGGGCACTTGCCGGACGGGTCGGTCCTGTTCGTCACCGATGCTGACGTCCGCCGGCTTGGCTTGCCCGACGACCTGCTGACCGCCCTCGCCCAAAGCGGCCGCACTGTGACGCTGTTCGATGGGGTCGAGGCGGATCCGTCCCGCGCAACCCTGCTTGCCGCGGTTGCCGCGGGGCGCGAAGCGGGCGCGGCCAGTGTCATCGGCTTCGGCGGCGGCAGTCCGATGGATATCGCCAAACTTGCCGCCTACCTGCTTGGTTCGGGCGATGAGCTCGACGCCATCTGGGGCGTCGGGCTCGCCAGGGGAAAGCGGCTTCCCCTGGCGCTCGTCCCCACCACGGCGGGTACGGGCAGCGAAGCGACCCCCGTCGCGGTTATCACCTGCGAAGGCGCCGAAAAGCGGGGGGTCAACAGCCCGGCGCTGATCGCAGACTGGGCGGTGCTTGACGCCGACCTGACGCTCGGCATGCCGCGCGCGCTCACCGCTGCGACGGGGATCGACGCGATGGTCCACGCGGTTGAGGCCTACACCTCCGCCCACGCCAAGAACCCCATCTCCGACCTCTATGCGCGCGAAGCATTGCGGCTACTCGGCGCCAATCTCATCACGGCATGCGAGCAGCCGGGCGACCGGGACGCGCGCTCGGCCATGCTGCTGGGCGCGCACCTCGCCGGCCTGGCGTTCGCCAATGCGCCCGTCGCGGGGGTCCACGCACTGGCCTACCCGCTGGGTGGCATTCACCATCTGCCGCACGGGCTGAGCAATGCATTGATGCTGCGCCACGTGCTGGCCTTCAACGCCGAGGCCGCGCGCGATCATTATGCCGAGCTCGCGCAAGTGCTCGATCCTGGCTGCGCGGAGCTTGGCAGCCAGGCCAAAGCGGCGCTGCTGATCGAGCGTCTTGACCAGCTGGTGACGCAAAGCGGTTTGCAGCCACGTCTACGCGATCACGGCATCGCCTTCGATGAGGCCCCGCTGCTCGCCCGCGAGGCAATGAAGCAGCAGCGCCTGCTGGTGAATAATCCCGTTGAGATCACGCAAAGCGACGCCCAGCGCCTCTATGAGGCGGCCTGGTGA